A single region of the Candidatus Hydrogenedentota bacterium genome encodes:
- a CDS encoding NAD(P)H-hydrate dehydratase: MNELDAEFARSLLPARPLDAHKGTFGHLFIVAGSRGFTGAAKLACEAAMRSGVGLVTLGVPRPLADCMAAVLTEAMTLPLPATDAESFSEDAVEPALAFAHGKQAVALGPGLSQHPSTLAFVAAFVKKCPVPLLADADGLNALAAQPDALTGVSAPFVITPHPGEMARLLQTSSEEVQRDREAAAREAAKRFGCVAVLKGHRTLIATPDGELHLNTTGNAGLAKGGTGDVLAGLIGGLMAQGMSVRDAAILGVYVHGLAGDRAASVRTQRGMTASDVVRAIPDAWRLIEEGTPP, from the coding sequence ATGAACGAACTCGATGCCGAATTCGCAAGAAGCCTGTTGCCTGCGCGGCCCTTGGACGCGCACAAGGGTACGTTCGGTCATCTGTTCATAGTTGCGGGTTCGCGCGGTTTCACGGGCGCGGCGAAACTCGCGTGCGAGGCGGCGATGCGTTCGGGCGTTGGGCTGGTCACGCTGGGCGTGCCGCGTCCGCTGGCGGATTGCATGGCGGCGGTCTTGACCGAAGCCATGACGTTGCCGTTGCCCGCGACGGACGCGGAATCCTTTTCCGAAGACGCTGTCGAACCGGCGCTGGCGTTCGCGCACGGCAAGCAGGCAGTAGCGCTGGGTCCCGGCCTGTCGCAACACCCTTCCACGTTGGCATTCGTGGCGGCGTTCGTGAAGAAATGTCCTGTCCCGCTGCTCGCCGATGCCGACGGATTGAACGCGCTGGCCGCGCAACCCGATGCGTTGACCGGCGTCTCCGCGCCGTTCGTGATCACGCCGCATCCCGGCGAAATGGCGCGGCTTCTTCAAACGTCCAGCGAGGAAGTCCAGCGCGACCGCGAAGCGGCGGCGCGCGAAGCCGCGAAACGCTTCGGATGCGTTGCCGTCCTGAAAGGCCATCGCACACTCATCGCGACGCCGGACGGCGAGTTGCACCTAAACACGACCGGGAACGCCGGTCTCGCCAAGGGCGGCACAGGCGACGTATTGGCCGGCCTGATCGGCGGGCTGATGGCGCAGGGCATGTCCGTCCGCGACGCGGCCATCCTCGGCGTGTACGTGCACGGGCTCGCGGGCGACCGCGCGGCTTCCGTCCGGACGCAGCGCGGCATGACGGCAAGCGACGTGGTCCGCGCGATTCCGGACGCGTGGCGGCTGATCGAAGAAGGGACGCCGCCATGA
- the thiL gene encoding thiamine-phosphate kinase — MSRLRDMGEFGLIAHIAKLAKSAPHVIEGIGDDCAVLRLDRRTLLVSCDLSMEGVHFLPGTPPEAIGWKSAASSLSDIAAMGGAANFVLVSLACPLDCDVAFIERVYDGLLDALAQYGAVLIGGDTSRSPAGLLLDVTVIGEAVGERCLTRRGARPGDCLAVTGHLGLSAAGLHALKHGHDAPSLVRAHYQPVPRISEGQWLASRPEVHAMIDISDGLAQDAGHLAEAERLGLNIKKQLVPLHPDLAAYVEQHGCDAYAFAVAGGEDYELAFAVDGQACEEVFAAFRREFRTLISVVGRFTDAWHGVRVDGEPMAQGGFEHFRSQ, encoded by the coding sequence ATGAGCCGCCTGCGCGATATGGGCGAATTCGGGCTGATCGCGCACATCGCGAAACTGGCCAAGTCCGCCCCGCACGTCATCGAGGGCATCGGCGACGACTGCGCGGTGCTGCGGCTCGACCGCCGGACCTTGCTCGTCTCCTGCGACCTCTCGATGGAAGGCGTTCATTTCCTGCCCGGCACGCCGCCGGAGGCCATCGGCTGGAAATCCGCCGCGTCGAGCCTGAGCGACATCGCCGCCATGGGCGGCGCGGCGAACTTCGTGCTGGTTTCACTGGCCTGTCCGCTGGATTGCGATGTCGCGTTTATCGAACGCGTTTACGACGGCCTGCTCGACGCGCTGGCCCAATACGGGGCGGTGCTGATTGGCGGGGACACGTCCCGTTCGCCGGCGGGGCTGTTGCTGGATGTCACTGTGATAGGCGAAGCCGTGGGCGAACGGTGTCTCACGCGCAGGGGCGCGCGGCCCGGCGACTGCCTTGCCGTTACGGGGCATTTGGGATTGTCTGCGGCCGGTCTGCACGCACTCAAACACGGCCATGACGCGCCCTCGCTCGTGCGTGCGCATTACCAGCCCGTGCCGCGCATTTCGGAAGGCCAATGGCTCGCGTCGCGACCGGAAGTCCACGCCATGATTGACATCAGCGACGGATTGGCCCAGGACGCCGGGCACCTGGCGGAAGCCGAGCGGTTGGGCCTGAACATCAAGAAGCAACTCGTGCCGCTCCATCCCGATCTTGCCGCCTATGTGGAGCAGCACGGCTGCGATGCCTATGCGTTCGCGGTCGCGGGAGGCGAAGATTACGAACTGGCATTCGCTGTAGACGGCCAGGCATGCGAAGAAGTGTTCGCCGCGTTCCGCCGCGAGTTTCGCACGCTCATCTCGGTGGTTGGACGCTTTACCGACGCGTGGCACGGCGTCCGTGTGGATGGCGAACCGATGGCGCAAGGAGGGTTCGAACATTTCAGAAGTCAGTAG
- a CDS encoding RNA methyltransferase, with the protein MSELEPYYAGTPREEWQTAPANPVHVVLDNLRSAYNVGSIFRTSDAGAVAHIHLCGMSAHPPHRKIEKTSLGAFAYVPWTYYERTGDAIDRLHAEGVPIVAVEVRPNAISHTMYPWPKPVAVVFGNEVFGIADKTIARCDAVVQIPMLGHKNTINVATAFGIVLFEILRRWNALATDF; encoded by the coding sequence GTGAGCGAACTCGAACCCTATTACGCCGGCACGCCGCGCGAGGAATGGCAAACCGCGCCCGCCAATCCTGTCCACGTGGTGCTGGACAATCTACGCAGCGCCTACAACGTGGGGTCCATCTTCCGGACGTCCGACGCGGGGGCCGTTGCCCATATCCATCTGTGCGGGATGTCGGCCCATCCCCCGCACCGGAAAATCGAAAAAACATCGCTGGGCGCGTTCGCGTACGTGCCTTGGACCTATTACGAGCGGACAGGCGACGCGATCGATCGGCTGCACGCGGAGGGGGTGCCCATTGTGGCCGTTGAGGTGAGGCCCAACGCGATCTCGCACACCATGTACCCGTGGCCGAAACCGGTGGCCGTCGTTTTCGGCAACGAGGTTTTCGGCATTGCCGACAAGACGATCGCCCGATGCGACGCCGTCGTTCAAATCCCCATGCTGGGCCACAAGAACACGATCAATGTGGCCACGGCATTCGGCATCGTCCTATTCGAGATTCTTCGCCGATGGAATGCGTTGGCTACTGACTTCTGA
- a CDS encoding glycosyltransferase family 9 protein encodes MQNGLPRILIIRLSAIGDVVRVLPALNTIRAAYPNAQIDWAVEPKSAGVVEDHPLLDNVLVFDRDHGSRAFLQFCRQIRARRYDIAVDFHGILKSGAIIGASRAPERYGFASPRAQEGSWIFTNHRAALRSKNMNRVAENLTLCDLFCKRREAYGPAIYVPPDIQEAVDAFYEESFDAGKRVVAMHAPMERPEKRWPAERFAELAERLLADGRFEVLMTWGPGQRGDVEAVVSLMRRKPVIPPETGGLKELAWLLHRADLYFGGDTGPMHIASIMGVPVVAVFGGTDPAKHAPYQRPCEILYVDDPSLSAEEKLRRITADKAFDACIRMVSGQARRRGDTAS; translated from the coding sequence ATGCAGAACGGATTACCGCGCATCCTCATCATTCGGCTGAGCGCCATCGGCGACGTGGTCCGCGTGTTGCCCGCGCTCAACACGATTCGCGCGGCCTACCCGAACGCGCAGATTGACTGGGCCGTCGAACCGAAATCCGCCGGGGTCGTCGAGGATCATCCCCTGCTCGACAATGTGCTTGTTTTCGACCGGGACCACGGTTCGCGGGCCTTTCTCCAGTTTTGCAGGCAAATCCGCGCGCGGCGCTACGACATCGCGGTGGACTTCCACGGCATCCTGAAAAGCGGCGCGATTATCGGCGCGTCGCGCGCGCCGGAACGGTACGGGTTCGCGTCGCCGCGCGCGCAAGAGGGGAGTTGGATCTTTACGAACCACCGCGCCGCCCTGCGATCGAAAAATATGAACCGCGTCGCGGAGAATCTCACGCTTTGCGACTTGTTCTGCAAGCGCCGGGAAGCCTACGGGCCGGCGATTTACGTCCCGCCGGACATCCAGGAGGCGGTGGATGCGTTCTACGAGGAATCGTTCGACGCCGGCAAGCGCGTCGTGGCCATGCACGCGCCGATGGAGCGCCCGGAAAAACGATGGCCCGCCGAGCGTTTCGCGGAGCTCGCCGAGCGGCTGCTGGCGGACGGGCGTTTCGAAGTCTTGATGACGTGGGGGCCGGGACAGCGCGGAGACGTCGAGGCGGTCGTCTCGCTCATGCGGCGCAAGCCGGTCATTCCGCCGGAGACGGGCGGACTCAAGGAACTGGCGTGGCTGCTGCACCGCGCGGATCTGTATTTCGGTGGCGACACCGGCCCGATGCACATTGCTTCGATCATGGGTGTGCCGGTCGTCGCCGTTTTCGGCGGAACCGATCCCGCAAAGCACGCGCCTTATCAGCGGCCCTGCGAAATCCTATACGTGGACGATCCATCACTGTCCGCCGAGGAGAAATTGCGGCGCATCACGGCGGACAAGGCTTTCGACGCCTGCATCCGCATGGTTTCGGGCCAGGCCCGCCGCCGGGGAGACACCGCATCGTGA
- a CDS encoding SIS domain-containing protein, producing MPKLSEVEESVLNAMTARRPDLGICAETLLALHEALVRSYDAGGKLLVCGNGGSHSDAVHIVGELCKSFERKRPVTPELKTRLEPLAYGKELAQYLETGLPAIALGCNGALKTAVENDSPLRNIAYAQETLALGKPGDVFIGISTSGNAENCLMAMSVARAVGMTVVSLTGPKGGKMAEFADIALRAPGNTTKEIQEAHLALYHTFCALIEAHYFPEMR from the coding sequence ATGCCGAAATTGTCTGAGGTCGAGGAATCGGTCCTGAACGCCATGACGGCCCGCCGCCCGGATTTGGGGATCTGCGCGGAAACGCTGCTGGCGCTGCACGAGGCGCTCGTCCGCTCGTACGATGCGGGCGGCAAATTGCTGGTCTGCGGCAACGGCGGCAGCCATTCGGACGCGGTTCATATCGTGGGCGAGTTGTGCAAGAGTTTCGAGCGCAAACGGCCCGTTACGCCGGAACTCAAGACGCGCCTCGAACCCCTCGCTTACGGCAAGGAACTGGCGCAATACCTCGAAACGGGCCTGCCTGCCATTGCGCTCGGTTGCAACGGCGCGCTCAAGACCGCCGTCGAGAATGATTCGCCGCTGCGCAACATCGCCTATGCGCAGGAAACCCTCGCGCTCGGCAAGCCGGGCGACGTGTTCATCGGCATTTCGACTTCCGGCAACGCGGAGAACTGCCTCATGGCGATGTCCGTCGCGCGGGCTGTCGGCATGACCGTCGTCTCGCTGACCGGGCCGAAAGGCGGTAAGATGGCCGAATTCGCCGACATCGCGCTGCGCGCCCCCGGCAATACCACCAAGGAAATCCAGGAAGCGCATCTGGCGCTGTATCACACGTTCTGCGCGCTCATCGAGGCGCATTACTTCCCGGAAATGAGGTAA
- a CDS encoding thiamine pyrophosphate-dependent enzyme: MGGEAITRARLLRARAIRGAGSIEAALAAGTLPRRADMTLSEAIVLGLLRQGVRRFLCVLGHGSTEVGEVLRVYESEGLVRTYGVRNEIEATHAATALRWVTGEKAAVVASIGPGPLQALAASITPASDGIGVWFLFGDETTEDEGPNMQQVPKHEQHLFLRLCATMGEAYCLHTPGAVATALRRGMNTVDHPFRAGPFFLLMPMNTQPAIIPSFNLDELPVAPPPRPGAAADDSAYVQAVEWIRSARRIVVKAGGGARHAGPELIEFLELAGAVAVLSPLVSGVIPYEHPRNMGVGGSKGSLCGNFAMEEADLLVAVGTRAVCQSDCSRTGYPKAEHVVNINADMDAAMHYNRTLPLVGDAALTLAELNARLRAAPQADGSPDWLDVCLKKREEWQAFKAKRYATPCLLDEAWGREVLTQPAAIKTASDWARAHDAVSFFDAGDVQANGFQIVEDDRLGRTFTETGASYMGFAVSALLATGIAEQPFYGLAFTGDGSFTMNPQILIDGAMHGARGCILLFDNRRMGAISGLQGAQYGAIHATWDTVEVDYAAWANAVKGVQGLFGGHSTRELLDALDKARAHEGLSLIHLPVYYGDDPLGGMGVFGRWNVGNWCTDTQAMRHDIGL; this comes from the coding sequence ATGGGAGGAGAGGCCATTACGCGGGCGCGGCTTTTGCGCGCGCGGGCGATTCGCGGGGCGGGGAGCATCGAGGCGGCATTGGCGGCGGGTACGTTGCCGCGCCGGGCGGACATGACGTTGTCCGAGGCCATTGTCCTCGGCTTGTTGCGCCAGGGCGTGCGGCGGTTCCTGTGCGTCCTCGGCCACGGATCGACGGAAGTCGGTGAAGTCCTGCGCGTCTATGAATCGGAAGGTCTTGTGCGCACATATGGCGTCCGCAATGAAATCGAAGCCACGCACGCCGCGACCGCGTTGCGCTGGGTGACGGGCGAGAAGGCCGCTGTCGTCGCCTCGATCGGACCGGGGCCGTTGCAGGCGCTGGCGGCCTCCATCACACCCGCGAGCGACGGCATCGGTGTCTGGTTCCTGTTTGGCGACGAAACGACCGAGGACGAGGGGCCGAACATGCAGCAGGTGCCGAAACACGAGCAGCATCTGTTCCTGCGGTTGTGCGCGACGATGGGCGAAGCGTATTGCCTGCACACACCGGGCGCGGTGGCAACGGCGCTGCGGCGCGGCATGAACACGGTGGACCATCCGTTCCGCGCCGGCCCGTTCTTCCTCCTGATGCCTATGAACACCCAGCCGGCGATCATCCCGTCGTTCAACCTCGACGAATTACCTGTCGCGCCGCCGCCGCGACCGGGCGCGGCTGCGGACGACAGCGCCTACGTGCAAGCCGTCGAATGGATCCGCTCGGCGCGGCGCATCGTGGTGAAGGCGGGTGGCGGCGCGCGGCACGCCGGGCCGGAACTGATCGAATTCCTCGAACTTGCCGGTGCGGTCGCCGTGCTCAGTCCGCTCGTCTCGGGCGTCATTCCGTACGAGCACCCGCGCAACATGGGCGTCGGCGGATCCAAAGGTTCGCTGTGCGGCAATTTCGCAATGGAAGAGGCGGACCTGCTCGTCGCCGTCGGTACGCGGGCCGTCTGCCAATCCGACTGTTCGCGCACCGGCTATCCCAAGGCAGAGCATGTCGTCAACATCAACGCCGATATGGATGCCGCCATGCACTACAACCGCACCCTGCCCCTGGTCGGCGACGCGGCGTTGACGCTCGCGGAATTGAACGCGCGGCTGCGCGCCGCGCCGCAGGCGGATGGATCGCCCGATTGGCTGGACGTTTGTCTCAAAAAGCGCGAAGAATGGCAGGCCTTCAAGGCGAAGCGGTATGCAACGCCATGCCTCCTCGACGAGGCCTGGGGCCGGGAAGTCCTGACGCAACCCGCCGCGATCAAGACGGCCAGCGATTGGGCGCGCGCGCATGACGCGGTGTCGTTTTTCGACGCGGGCGACGTGCAGGCCAACGGGTTTCAGATCGTCGAGGACGACCGCCTCGGCCGCACCTTTACGGAAACCGGCGCAAGTTACATGGGCTTCGCCGTGTCGGCCCTGCTGGCCACCGGCATCGCCGAACAGCCGTTCTACGGCCTTGCGTTTACCGGCGACGGTTCGTTCACGATGAATCCGCAGATCCTGATTGACGGCGCCATGCACGGCGCGCGCGGCTGCATCCTGCTGTTCGACAACCGCCGCATGGGCGCCATATCCGGTTTGCAGGGCGCGCAGTACGGCGCGATCCACGCAACATGGGACACCGTCGAGGTGGACTACGCCGCGTGGGCGAACGCCGTGAAAGGCGTACAGGGCCTGTTCGGCGGCCATTCCACACGCGAGCTGCTCGATGCGCTCGACAAGGCGCGCGCACATGAGGGCCTGTCATTGATCCATCTGCCCGTATACTACGGCGACGACCCGTTGGGCGGCATGGGCGTTTTCGGAAGATGGAACGTCGGCAACTGGTGTACGGACACGCAGGCCATGCGGCACGACATCGGACTGTAG
- a CDS encoding NAD-dependent succinate-semialdehyde dehydrogenase, with amino-acid sequence MTIPNLMYIDGEWVAASDGCTLNIVNPATEEAVDTIPMATETDVDRALEAADRAWRSWREVDAWTRSATLRKAADLVRDRADAIAAVITEEQGKTIAEARGETLAAADQFDWYADEARRIYGRLVDGHSRAHRIMVMRQPIGPVAAFSPWNFPALLSSRKMAPAIAAGCSIVVKPAREAPRTTLCLAQACHDAGVPRGVVNVVTGDSGMISRKLCLSPVIRKVTLTGSAPVGQELLRLCAEVVKPVTMELGGHNPVLVFEDADIDRAAEICARGKFRNNGQVCIAASRFFVQESIAERFTARFVEVTRGLRQGNGRDPKTDVGPLANRRRLEATEAFVADAVAKGAKVECGGARASEFPKGFFYKPTVLTGVTDDMDIMNEEPFCPVAPIATFSALDDALTQANNTRFGLAAYVFTQNTRTMFLAAEGLEAGMIGVNNLVIASAEIPFGGVKASGFGREGGSEGIEAYTMAKYVNILL; translated from the coding sequence ATGACAATACCAAACTTGATGTACATTGACGGCGAATGGGTGGCGGCATCGGACGGATGCACGCTGAACATCGTCAACCCGGCCACGGAAGAGGCCGTGGACACGATTCCGATGGCAACGGAAACGGATGTGGATCGCGCACTCGAGGCGGCGGACCGCGCATGGCGCTCATGGCGCGAGGTGGACGCGTGGACGCGCAGCGCGACGTTGCGCAAGGCCGCCGATCTCGTCCGAGACCGCGCCGACGCCATTGCCGCCGTGATTACCGAAGAGCAGGGCAAGACGATCGCGGAGGCGCGCGGCGAGACGCTGGCCGCCGCGGATCAGTTCGACTGGTACGCGGACGAAGCGCGCCGAATCTACGGGCGGCTCGTGGACGGCCATTCGCGCGCGCACCGGATTATGGTGATGCGCCAGCCCATCGGACCGGTCGCGGCCTTCAGTCCGTGGAATTTCCCCGCGCTGTTGTCGTCGCGCAAAATGGCGCCCGCGATCGCGGCGGGCTGCTCGATTGTCGTGAAACCCGCACGCGAAGCCCCCCGCACGACGTTGTGTCTCGCGCAGGCGTGCCACGATGCCGGCGTGCCGCGCGGCGTGGTCAACGTCGTGACGGGCGATTCCGGCATGATCAGCCGGAAACTGTGCCTGTCGCCGGTGATCCGCAAGGTCACGCTCACCGGCTCGGCGCCGGTGGGGCAGGAATTGCTTCGCCTGTGCGCCGAAGTCGTCAAACCGGTCACAATGGAACTCGGCGGACATAATCCCGTACTTGTCTTTGAAGACGCGGACATCGATCGCGCGGCGGAAATCTGCGCGCGCGGCAAATTCCGCAACAACGGACAGGTCTGCATCGCGGCCAGCCGCTTCTTCGTGCAAGAATCCATCGCCGAACGTTTCACCGCGCGATTCGTCGAGGTCACGCGCGGCCTGCGACAGGGCAACGGACGCGATCCGAAGACGGACGTCGGGCCGCTGGCCAACCGGCGGCGGCTTGAAGCCACGGAGGCATTCGTCGCCGACGCCGTCGCAAAAGGCGCGAAAGTCGAATGCGGCGGCGCGCGCGCAAGCGAATTCCCGAAGGGATTTTTCTACAAACCCACGGTCCTGACGGGCGTGACGGACGATATGGACATTATGAACGAAGAGCCGTTCTGTCCGGTCGCGCCGATCGCAACGTTCAGCGCGCTCGATGATGCGCTTACGCAGGCGAACAACACCCGGTTCGGACTGGCCGCCTATGTGTTCACGCAGAATACGCGGACGATGTTCCTCGCGGCGGAAGGACTCGAAGCCGGCATGATCGGCGTCAACAACCTCGTCATCGCCAGCGCCGAGATACCCTTCGGCGGCGTGAAGGCATCCGGTTTTGGACGCGAAGGCGGCAGCGAGGGCATCGAGGCCTACACTATGGCCAAGTATGTGAACATTCTTCTCTGA
- a CDS encoding SGNH/GDSL hydrolase family protein: protein MMNHAFPEKVRVDGACGKNRRFTRACFAVIGCLLWLLAAGLALETSAVVRLWWIETHNPFILAAKRNASPRDSKPLPLRNGENFRRDCVDPPGWNSLVPAPALPEWAEPRQQESKEEAERRRAFFGGLNEADKNLFALLNDEWVAVIDMSGKVRHVYGNWLCRAAVEAGALPPMLLALERRLAEPGAPKPKRSGSYVNLKLEAIPDIRDDKEILLRESGDPGLFHAFIPSDFKTLRFGNLPPDTPWDGIPFFRYKKNLRNARSGLGIRFDTNNHGFRDRDIGVPKPLGVTRLLCIGGSTTEEGATNETTYPKRLEKMLQAHFGGNQSVEVFNCGISGLTTSGHLARLADYLAIEPDLLVFYEGVNDIHRDLVEYWRTVGAAPWQKLLSRSAFAAWKLNALLYPNETSIQKDIQSLVIENLHAIGRVARSRGIRMVLCSVACPDPRTVTDDERRFYDYHARNAGLDPCLNLERYARMVHLLNEELRLFCRREGFLYVPVAERITGGYETFSDMYHMTESGIGRKAEAIFDCLKDYLPLRP, encoded by the coding sequence ATGATGAACCACGCATTCCCTGAAAAAGTCCGCGTTGATGGCGCCTGCGGGAAAAACCGGCGATTTACACGCGCCTGTTTTGCCGTGATCGGCTGCCTGCTATGGCTGTTGGCGGCGGGATTGGCGCTGGAAACCTCCGCCGTCGTTCGACTTTGGTGGATTGAAACACACAACCCGTTCATCCTGGCCGCGAAACGCAATGCTTCCCCGCGCGACAGCAAGCCCTTGCCTTTGCGCAACGGGGAGAATTTCCGGCGCGACTGTGTGGATCCGCCGGGCTGGAATTCACTTGTCCCGGCCCCGGCGCTTCCCGAATGGGCCGAACCCAGGCAACAGGAATCGAAGGAAGAGGCGGAACGGCGCCGGGCGTTCTTCGGCGGGTTGAACGAGGCGGACAAAAACCTTTTTGCCTTGTTGAACGACGAGTGGGTGGCAGTGATTGACATGTCCGGTAAGGTACGCCATGTGTATGGTAACTGGCTGTGCCGTGCCGCTGTCGAAGCGGGCGCCTTGCCTCCGATGCTTCTGGCGCTGGAACGACGCCTTGCCGAACCGGGCGCCCCGAAGCCGAAGAGGTCGGGATCCTATGTGAATCTCAAACTGGAAGCGATTCCGGACATTCGGGACGACAAGGAGATCCTGTTGCGGGAATCAGGCGATCCCGGCTTGTTTCATGCCTTTATTCCCAGTGATTTCAAGACGCTTCGCTTCGGCAATTTGCCGCCCGACACCCCATGGGACGGCATTCCCTTCTTCCGATACAAGAAAAATTTACGCAATGCCCGGTCGGGACTGGGTATCCGCTTCGACACCAACAACCACGGGTTTCGCGATCGCGATATCGGCGTGCCGAAACCGCTGGGCGTGACACGCCTGTTGTGCATTGGCGGATCCACCACGGAAGAAGGGGCGACCAACGAAACGACCTACCCGAAAAGATTGGAAAAAATGCTGCAAGCCCATTTCGGCGGAAATCAATCCGTCGAAGTGTTCAATTGCGGAATTTCCGGACTCACGACCTCGGGACATCTCGCGCGGTTGGCCGACTATCTCGCGATCGAACCGGATCTCCTGGTTTTTTACGAGGGCGTGAACGACATTCACCGCGACCTTGTCGAATATTGGCGAACCGTCGGCGCGGCCCCATGGCAAAAACTGTTAAGCCGGTCGGCGTTTGCGGCATGGAAACTGAACGCCCTACTGTATCCGAATGAAACCTCGATACAAAAAGACATACAAAGTCTCGTCATCGAAAATCTTCACGCCATCGGCCGTGTGGCGCGAAGCCGGGGCATCCGCATGGTCCTCTGCAGTGTCGCCTGCCCGGATCCAAGGACGGTTACAGACGACGAACGGCGGTTTTACGATTATCACGCCCGGAACGCCGGACTCGATCCCTGCCTCAATCTCGAACGCTATGCGCGCATGGTCCACCTTCTCAACGAGGAACTAAGGCTTTTCTGCCGGCGCGAAGGATTCCTCTATGTGCCCGTGGCTGAGCGAATTACAGGAGGATACGAGACCTTCAGCGACATGTACCACATGACGGAATCGGGCATCGGACGCAAGGCGGAGGCCATTTTCGATTGCCTCAAGGATTATTTACCGCTTCGTCCCTGA